One window from the genome of Oryza glaberrima chromosome 3, OglaRS2, whole genome shotgun sequence encodes:
- the LOC127768382 gene encoding uncharacterized protein LOC127768382, translated as MNGGSPVMTERERRAYRYGQASSPTARAVGQLGCIRKSWSNDSLSSYGGGGRAGGGGAQACVCAPTTHPGSFRCKHHRQNASNLGAAAAAAAAPAQVVDIDADAKHQEAQEQEEKAT; from the coding sequence ATGAACGGGGGAAGCCCGGTGATGACGGAGAGAGAGCGGCGCGCGTACCGGTACGGGCaggcgtcgtcgccgacggcgcgggcggtCGGGCAGCTGGGGTGCATCAGGAAGTCGTGGTCCAACGACTCGCTCTcgagctacggcggcggcgggagggccggcggcggcggcgcccaggcGTGCGTGTGCGCGCCCACCACGCACCCGGGCTCCTTCCGGTGCAAGCACCACCGCCAAAACGCCTCcaacctcggcgccgccgccgccgccgccgcggcgccggcccaGGTGGTCGACATTGACGCGGACGCCAAGCACCAGGAGGCCcaggagcaggaggagaaggcgaCGTGA
- the LOC127768826 gene encoding 14 kDa zinc-binding protein: MASEKEAALAAVPNDNPTIFDKIIKKEIPSTVVFEDEKVLAFRDINPQAPTHIVIIPKVKDGLTGLSKAEERHVEILGYLLYVAKVVAKQEGLEDGYRIVINDGPSGCQSVYHIHVHLLGGRQMNWPPG; the protein is encoded by the exons ATGGCgtcggagaaggaggcggcgctcgccgccgtgcccaACGACAACCCCACCAT ATTTGACAAGATCATCAAGAAGGAAATACCTTCCACTGTGGTATTTGAGGATGAGAAG GTTCTGGCTTTCAGAGACATAAATCCTCAAGCTCCGACCCACATTGTGATCATTCCCAAAGTGAAGGATGGATTAACTGGCCTATCAAAG GCAGAAGAGAGGCATGTAGAAATACTCGGTTACCTCCTCTATGTTGCcaaagttgttgcaaagcaGGAGGGACTTGAAGATGGCTACCGTATTGTCATCAATGATGGCCCCAGTGGAT GCCAATCTGTTTACCACATACATGTACATCTCCTCGGAGGCAGGCAGATGAACTGGCCGCCGGGCTAA
- the LOC127768059 gene encoding uncharacterized protein LOC127768059 isoform X2 translates to MAMGLPGLRCCRGLDAAAARPLLGPARARASPRASALRYSSLQAGDSLGEEVLRMFLAERQAHGDFVTKISDMVWRRNGGDLGVLEAAAEQENSADVAPPQPEEADVMGEGMLRIAATRDWVSGESSLPISKRLSAKDRQDERERRKELNLLRYEALKDELLLLTTGIGAACSLYCLLVFSLEAAVSYAFGVAFSCLYLQLLYRHTDNLSKKDVPEIFMKKKVKRIGIRSEDLKNTIEKVLGGISVALSSPRLVIPAIFFGLSTLSDHFQNSILNFELVPGMMGFFAYKAAALVQVYRDNEDLRLILPEEDADSS, encoded by the exons ATGGCTATGGGGCTCCCCGGCCTCCGCTGCTGCCGCGGcctcgacgccgcggccgcgcgcccTCTTCTcggccccgcccgcgcccgcgcctcccCGCGCGCCTCCGCTCTCCGCTACTCCTCCCTCCAAG CTGGGGACAGCCTCGGGGAGGAGGTCCTGCGGATGTTCCTCGCGGAGAGGCAGGCGCACGGCGACTTCGTCACCAAGATCTCCGACATGGTCTGGAGGAggaacggcggcgacctcggcgtgctagaggcggcggcggaacaAGAAAATTCAGCGGATGTCGCACCACCGCAACCTGAAGAAGCT GATGTCATGGGCGAAGGAATGTTGAGGATTGCGGCGACGAGAGATTGGGTCTCCGGTGAGAGCAGCCTTCCTATCAGCAAGAGGCTTTCTGCCAAG GATCGGCAGGATGAGAGGGAAAGAAGGAAGGAACTCAACCTTCTAAGATATGAAGCA CTTAAGGATGAACTATTGCTCCTGACCACAGGAATTGGAGCTGCGTGCAGTTTATACTGTCTCCTAGTCTTTTCTCTGGAG GCTGCTGTCAGTTATGCTTTTGGAGTTGCTTTCAG TTGCTTGTATCTTCAACTTCTCTATCGGCACACAGATAATTTGTCAAAGAAAGATGTTCCAGAAATTTTTATGAAGAAGAAAGTGAAAAG AATCGGCATAAGAAGCGAGGATTTGAAGAATACAATAGAGAAGGTGTTGGGTGGTATTTCAGTAGCTCTTTCGTCTCCAAGGCTTGTGATACCCGCTATATTTTTTGGATTGTCAACCTTGTCAGATCACTTTCAAAATagcattttaaattttgag CTTGTTCCAGGAATGATGGGTTTCTTTGCATACAAGGCTGCCGCTTTGGTACAAGTCTACAGGGACAATGAGGACCTTAGATTGATACTGCCTGAAGAAGATGCTGACAGCAGTTGA
- the LOC127768059 gene encoding uncharacterized protein LOC127768059 isoform X1: MAMGLPGLRCCRGLDAAAARPLLGPARARASPRASALRYSSLQAAGDSLGEEVLRMFLAERQAHGDFVTKISDMVWRRNGGDLGVLEAAAEQENSADVAPPQPEEADVMGEGMLRIAATRDWVSGESSLPISKRLSAKDRQDERERRKELNLLRYEALKDELLLLTTGIGAACSLYCLLVFSLEAAVSYAFGVAFSCLYLQLLYRHTDNLSKKDVPEIFMKKKVKRIGIRSEDLKNTIEKVLGGISVALSSPRLVIPAIFFGLSTLSDHFQNSILNFELVPGMMGFFAYKAAALVQVYRDNEDLRLILPEEDADSS; the protein is encoded by the exons ATGGCTATGGGGCTCCCCGGCCTCCGCTGCTGCCGCGGcctcgacgccgcggccgcgcgcccTCTTCTcggccccgcccgcgcccgcgcctcccCGCGCGCCTCCGCTCTCCGCTACTCCTCCCTCCAAG CAGCTGGGGACAGCCTCGGGGAGGAGGTCCTGCGGATGTTCCTCGCGGAGAGGCAGGCGCACGGCGACTTCGTCACCAAGATCTCCGACATGGTCTGGAGGAggaacggcggcgacctcggcgtgctagaggcggcggcggaacaAGAAAATTCAGCGGATGTCGCACCACCGCAACCTGAAGAAGCT GATGTCATGGGCGAAGGAATGTTGAGGATTGCGGCGACGAGAGATTGGGTCTCCGGTGAGAGCAGCCTTCCTATCAGCAAGAGGCTTTCTGCCAAG GATCGGCAGGATGAGAGGGAAAGAAGGAAGGAACTCAACCTTCTAAGATATGAAGCA CTTAAGGATGAACTATTGCTCCTGACCACAGGAATTGGAGCTGCGTGCAGTTTATACTGTCTCCTAGTCTTTTCTCTGGAG GCTGCTGTCAGTTATGCTTTTGGAGTTGCTTTCAG TTGCTTGTATCTTCAACTTCTCTATCGGCACACAGATAATTTGTCAAAGAAAGATGTTCCAGAAATTTTTATGAAGAAGAAAGTGAAAAG AATCGGCATAAGAAGCGAGGATTTGAAGAATACAATAGAGAAGGTGTTGGGTGGTATTTCAGTAGCTCTTTCGTCTCCAAGGCTTGTGATACCCGCTATATTTTTTGGATTGTCAACCTTGTCAGATCACTTTCAAAATagcattttaaattttgag CTTGTTCCAGGAATGATGGGTTTCTTTGCATACAAGGCTGCCGCTTTGGTACAAGTCTACAGGGACAATGAGGACCTTAGATTGATACTGCCTGAAGAAGATGCTGACAGCAGTTGA
- the LOC127768061 gene encoding ABSCISIC ACID-INSENSITIVE 5-like protein 2 gives MGAQAMSSHQGSGGVSRQGSLCGLALSEVEGQLHGVNLDDLLRTGGGGAGAGAAAAGRKTVDEVWRDIQGATGNGFLRPAGAAAGQMTLEDFLSRAGADSGSGGGGGADGARWARAHHHHVGRPVPRPLGLGAGPVLDALYHDGPVSGSKRAPAAGEGAAAEKTVERRKKRMIKNRESAARSRARKQAYTNELENKISRLEEENKRLRMHKAPEPVVQYVPQQEPKNQLRRVNSADF, from the exons ATGGGAGCTCAGGCAATGTCGTCGCACCAAGGGAGCGGGGGCGTGTCGAGGCAGGGGTCGCTGTGCGGCCTCGCGCTGAGCGAGGTGGAGGGGCAGCTGCACGGCGTGAACCTCGACGACCTGCTCCGTACGGGTGGCGgtggggcgggggcgggggcggcggcggcggggaggaagaCGGTGGACGAGGTGTGGCGGGACATACAGGGCGCGACGGGCAACGGCTTCCTGCGGccggcgggggcagcggcgggcCAGATGACGCTCGAGGACTTCCTGTCCAGGGCCGGCGCGGActccgggagcggcggcggcggcggcgccgacggcgcgcGCTGGGCGcgcgcgcaccaccaccacgtcgGGCGCCCCGTGCCACGGCCCCTCGGGCTGGGCGCCGGGCCGGTGCTGGACGCGCTGTACCACGACGGCCCGGTGTCAGGGAGTAAGCGCGCCCCCGCCGCGGgtgagggcgccgccgcggagaagACGGTGGAGCGGCGGAAGAAGCGGATGATCAAGAACCGCGAGTCGGCCGCGAGGTCGCGCGCCAGGAAGCAG GCGTACACGAACGAGCTGGAGAACAAGATCTCGCGGCTTGAGGAGGAGAACAAGCGGCTCAGGATGCACAAG GCACCTGAACCGGTAGTGCAGTATGTGCCGCAACAGGAGCCAAAGAATCAGCTCCGGCGGGTTAACTCGGCCGACTTCTGA
- the LOC127765192 gene encoding uncharacterized protein LOC127765192 produces MSMTNLRRRLHHGDVDGRKNEHVDISSVDSLNEPLLGKSSSDTGGSEVYDPRRQDLWDDDRKKEQLHWSFLFSNLIAQWAQWLANIIVGSGSLFGRLFPFSLDNQNSSPVYLSPLQEDRLNTLRSRLQIPFDGSRVEHQDALRQLWRLAYPNHDIPPLKSELWKEMGWQGTDPSTDFRGGGFISLENLIFFARNYPGSFQALLNKVQGQRADWEYPFAVAGINISFMLIQMLDLQSSVPSSKSGVRFVELLGRDENAFDHLYCVAFRLLDAQWLVKRASYMEFNEVLKSTRTQLERELVLEDVLEVKDLPSYTMLDK; encoded by the exons ATGTCAATGACCAATCTAAGGAGGCGACTCCATCATGGAGATGTCGATGGAAGGAAGAATGAGCATGTTGACATATCCAGCGTAGATTCCCTTAATGAACCTTTACTAGGGAAATCTAGCTCTGATACTGGTGGATCAGAG GTATATGATCCCAGAAGGCAAGACTTATGGGATGATGATAGAAAGAAGGAACAGCTACACTGGTCATTTCTTTTCTCAAATTTGATTGCGCAATGGGCACAATGGTTAG CAAATATTATTGTTGGCTCTGGATCACTATTTGGTAGATTGTTTCCCTTTTCGTTGGACAACCAGAACAGCAGTCCAGTGTATCTTAGTCCTTTGCAG GAAGATAGACTGAATACTTTAAGGTCTAGATTGCAAATCCCTTTCGATGGCTCCCGTGTTGAACACCAA GATGCTTTGAGACAACTTTGGAGGTTAGCATACCCCAACCATGACATTCCTCCACTGAAATCAGAACTATGGAAGGAGATGGGTTGGCAAGGCACTGATCCATCAACTGACTTCAG GGGTGGAGGATTCATATCATTGGAGAACCTCATATTTTTCGCTAGGAACTATCCT GGTTCCTTTCAGGCGCTTCTGAACAAAGTACAAGGGCAGAGAGCAGACTGGGAGTACCCTTTTGCGGTTGCTGGGATCAACATTTCATTTATGCTGATCCAAATGCTGGATCTACAGTCAA GTGTTCCATCTTCAAAGTCAGGAGTTCGTTTTGTTGAACTGCTTGGACGAGATGAGAATGCATTTGATCACCTCTACTGCGTAGCCTTTCGGCTTCTCGATGCTCAGTGGCTTGTGAAACGTGCTTCTTACATGGAGTTCAAT GAGGTATTGAAATCTACAAGAACTCAGTTGGAGCGTGAACTAGTACTAGAGGATGTATTGGAGGTGAAGGACCTGCCGTCTTACACAATGCTGGACAAATAA